In one Paraburkholderia azotifigens genomic region, the following are encoded:
- a CDS encoding response regulator, with the protein MSLPIVIADDSLLARKVLTKALPQDWDVDITYASNGREALEHYRKGRASVMFLDLTMPDMTGYQVLEALQHEDLNTFVIVVSADVQPMARERVRALGALAFIPKPVTTEAVLPILKEYGLYV; encoded by the coding sequence ATGTCTTTGCCCATTGTGATCGCCGATGACTCGCTGCTTGCCCGCAAGGTGCTCACGAAGGCGTTGCCGCAGGATTGGGACGTCGACATTACCTACGCGTCCAACGGCCGCGAAGCGCTCGAGCATTATCGCAAGGGGCGCGCGTCGGTGATGTTTCTCGATCTGACGATGCCCGACATGACGGGCTATCAGGTTCTGGAGGCCCTGCAGCACGAGGACCTGAACACATTCGTGATCGTCGTGTCCGCCGATGTCCAGCCGATGGCAAGGGAACGCGTGCGCGCGCTTGGCGCACTGGCATTCATCCCGAAGCCCGTGACCACCGAGGCGGTGCTTCCCATCCTCAAGGAGTACGGGTTGTATGTCTGA